In a genomic window of Nodosilinea sp. E11:
- a CDS encoding ParA family protein, which yields MKTVSCLSLSGGQGKTSVSLLLGQLLASRGQKVLMVDADPQANLTFYLGHDVQASEPTLLEVLKGQVETADGIYPLATANLFLIPADEGLHKAQEYLATIGMGALALHHALEAVEDVFDVCIIDSPPQRTQICLSVMGASDWVLIPAEASTKGVNSLLRSLELLEEMGRIRAFKGQVLGVLPFRDKWFGRSQATDSREAITAMQQVAGSIPVLPSIVESERYKQAIRQGRRLAEIGYGELEFPLHRLIEALEQGQGNG from the coding sequence ATGAAGACGGTAAGTTGTTTGTCGCTCTCTGGGGGGCAAGGGAAAACGTCGGTCTCGCTGCTACTGGGGCAGCTCCTGGCGAGCCGGGGCCAGAAGGTGCTGATGGTGGATGCCGATCCGCAAGCGAATTTGACCTTTTATTTGGGCCATGACGTTCAAGCGAGTGAGCCCACCCTGCTAGAGGTGCTGAAGGGCCAAGTGGAAACAGCCGATGGGATCTATCCGCTGGCGACGGCGAATCTGTTTTTGATTCCAGCCGATGAGGGGCTGCACAAGGCCCAGGAATACTTGGCCACCATCGGGATGGGAGCCTTGGCTTTGCACCATGCCCTGGAGGCCGTGGAGGATGTGTTTGACGTTTGCATTATCGACTCGCCGCCCCAGCGCACCCAGATTTGTTTGTCGGTGATGGGGGCCTCGGACTGGGTGCTGATTCCCGCAGAAGCATCGACTAAGGGCGTGAATTCACTATTGCGCAGCCTAGAACTGCTGGAGGAAATGGGGCGAATCCGGGCGTTTAAGGGCCAGGTGCTGGGGGTGCTACCGTTTCGCGATAAATGGTTTGGTAGGTCTCAGGCAACAGATAGCCGAGAGGCCATAACCGCCATGCAGCAGGTGGCGGGCTCAATCCCGGTGCTGCCGTCAATTGTGGAGAGTGAGCGCTACAAGCAGGCGATTCGGCAGGGGCGGCGGCTAGCAGAGATTGGTTATGGGGAGCTGGAATTTCCGCTGCACAGGTTGATTGAGGCGTTAGAACAGGGGCAAGGGAATGGCTGA
- a CDS encoding type II toxin-antitoxin system RelE/ParE family toxin, with amino-acid sequence MAPQFYLTQPAIQDIEAIADYIASQTGLQQAERFLSKLDAKFARITQFPNLGRPRDKILPELRSISMESYLILGIA; translated from the coding sequence ATGGCCCCTCAGTTTTACCTAACCCAGCCTGCCATTCAAGACATTGAGGCCATTGCAGACTACATCGCTAGCCAGACTGGGCTTCAGCAGGCCGAGCGCTTTCTCTCAAAGCTCGATGCCAAATTCGCCAGAATCACCCAATTCCCTAATCTAGGGCGGCCACGCGACAAAATCCTCCCAGAGCTACGCAGCATCTCAATGGAGAGCTACCTCATTCTCGGCATTGCTTAA
- a CDS encoding ABC-three component system protein has protein sequence MSSSFSAGPQALGYLYQVRYALDLILENREELQVSIESLDDVTFEEQGSPIELLQLKHHTNPASLTDRSSDLWKTIRVWSSFVKDGSVNSDTLLTLVTTGVAPDNSVSFLLKPGLHRNPKLATQQLRNIAQTSDSQSLAKAFDAFNELTPAQQEQLVNAIHIIDNSSNIINVVLNIKNRIKLSVRRDHLDSLYERLEGWWFSKIINHLNGASTVPVSGFEVSDKIRDIAEQFKPEALPIDYFNAEPSNPPDADADTRRFVIQLKAISINNKRIEKAILDYYRAFEQRSRWAREELLFGDEIEHYEKKLVDEWDRYRLMLQDELIIEDENETMHQQFGRQLYNWMDQKADIRIRPQVSEEYVMRGSYHILADQMSPTICWHPKFVERLTQLLPVS, from the coding sequence ATGAGTTCAAGTTTTTCAGCAGGGCCTCAAGCACTTGGTTATCTCTACCAAGTCCGCTATGCATTAGACCTCATTCTAGAAAATCGAGAGGAATTACAGGTTTCTATTGAAAGCCTTGATGACGTCACGTTTGAGGAACAAGGAAGTCCCATTGAACTCTTACAACTAAAGCATCATACTAATCCAGCATCGCTTACTGACAGAAGCAGTGATCTTTGGAAGACTATTCGAGTATGGAGTAGTTTTGTGAAAGATGGCTCAGTCAATTCTGACACGCTACTGACCCTCGTTACTACAGGCGTAGCCCCTGACAACTCAGTCTCATTTCTTTTAAAGCCTGGACTTCACAGGAATCCCAAACTTGCTACACAGCAGTTGAGGAATATTGCGCAAACCTCTGATAGCCAAAGTCTTGCCAAAGCATTTGACGCCTTCAATGAACTGACACCAGCTCAACAAGAGCAATTGGTAAACGCAATTCATATTATTGACAACTCTTCTAATATTATTAATGTTGTTTTGAACATAAAAAATAGAATAAAACTTTCTGTAAGACGAGATCATTTAGATAGCTTGTATGAGAGGTTAGAGGGCTGGTGGTTTAGCAAAATAATCAACCATCTTAACGGCGCGTCTACTGTCCCAGTTTCTGGATTTGAAGTCAGTGACAAAATTCGAGACATTGCAGAGCAGTTTAAGCCTGAAGCATTGCCAATAGATTATTTTAATGCTGAACCGTCTAATCCACCTGATGCTGACGCAGACACTAGGCGCTTTGTTATACAACTGAAAGCTATATCGATCAATAACAAGCGCATAGAGAAAGCAATACTAGACTATTACCGAGCATTTGAGCAAAGATCAAGATGGGCTCGTGAGGAGCTGTTATTTGGTGATGAAATCGAACACTATGAGAAGAAGTTAGTTGATGAATGGGATCGATATCGCTTAATGCTCCAAGATGAATTAATTATTGAAGACGAAAACGAGACAATGCACCAACAATTTGGGCGTCAACTATATAATTGGATGGATCAGAAAGCAGATATTCGAATACGCCCACAAGTTTCTGAAGAATATGTTATGCGTGGAAGCTACCACATCCTGGCAGATCAGATGTCACCAACTATATGTTGGCATCCGAAATTTGTTGAAAGGCTTACCCAATTATTGCCGGTTTCATAG
- a CDS encoding type II toxin-antitoxin system ParD family antitoxin, with translation MQIVLPPELEQLIQRQLAAGKYQSALDVITAGIHLLDQQDDIYQGRLPELQQDAQVGWDAAQRGELVEGSSAMAQIRENLRSRHASAE, from the coding sequence ATGCAAATCGTCCTTCCCCCTGAATTAGAGCAACTCATCCAACGCCAACTCGCTGCTGGCAAATACCAATCTGCCCTAGACGTCATCACAGCAGGCATCCACCTGCTCGACCAGCAAGACGATATCTATCAAGGGCGACTCCCCGAACTCCAGCAAGATGCCCAGGTCGGCTGGGATGCAGCCCAACGTGGCGAACTCGTTGAAGGCTCTTCCGCCATGGCCCAAATTAGAGAAAATCTGCGGTCTCGCCACGCTTCCGCCGAATAA
- a CDS encoding three component ABC system middle component → MLCVEATTSWQIRCHQLYVGIRNLLKGLPNYCRFHRNLIMLPWERRPIEIANLFNPAFCSLLIQYSIRGFERESGRGMPYTLAFLVLPITLHIQTRQTLPTTTRTKLHVWLRENPEVRIDFVNRVRNLTPYTKEAILFGCQTQIISFQEDGTVTWIRRSLSSNTDSPEIESLIRTAEFLGQWMAKIQDPASFFTMWGVRP, encoded by the coding sequence ATGTTATGCGTGGAAGCTACCACATCCTGGCAGATCAGATGTCACCAACTATATGTTGGCATCCGAAATTTGTTGAAAGGCTTACCCAATTATTGCCGGTTTCATAGGAACCTCATTATGCTTCCATGGGAAAGAAGACCTATTGAGATAGCTAATCTATTCAATCCTGCATTTTGCTCTTTGCTAATTCAATATAGCATTAGGGGCTTTGAGAGAGAAAGTGGACGTGGTATGCCGTACACGTTAGCATTTCTTGTTCTTCCAATTACTTTGCATATTCAAACACGTCAAACTTTACCCACTACCACACGCACTAAGCTCCATGTATGGTTGAGAGAAAATCCCGAGGTTCGCATTGATTTCGTGAATCGCGTGAGAAATTTAACTCCTTATACTAAGGAAGCCATATTATTTGGGTGTCAGACCCAGATAATATCTTTTCAAGAGGATGGAACAGTTACCTGGATACGACGTTCTTTGAGCAGCAACACAGATAGTCCAGAAATAGAATCTCTCATTAGAACTGCTGAGTTTTTAGGCCAATGGATGGCCAAAATCCAAGATCCAGCATCTTTTTTCACCATGTGGGGAGTTCGTCCATAA
- a CDS encoding DUF3732 domain-containing protein, giving the protein MQIRSIILYNSLGEKRILNFEIGKVNIITGKSRTGKSAIIDIVDYCLGRSTFLIPEGIIRDTVSWYAVLLQFPRSQLFIAKPSPPGYNTTQSQAYYEISEAIEIPEVADLEPNTNDETLKGFLSDLIGISANQNTPDPGQSRDALRVDIRHSTFYLFQDQNQIANRRLLFHRQQEQFIPQAIKDSLPYFLGITQENQLILEQELRVARRELRIAQRRLEEALSIANEQTDVGRRLLVEAQQIGLISVEAETENTEQILLLLRQSLDWEPTNLPAIVDDRFPGLQLERDGLYTNLKRKQEKIDAAESFVKEAEGYSNEANQQLIRLESINLFRHDNNGTNRLCPLCNSELSQPVTSALEIQNSLEDLRNSVHIVEGKQPKLREYIQQLKEERLEIRQQIGEVEIAIQAILEEEEATQRMRDLNVRIARVLGRISLYLESVSFADETSELRTNVDIARRRVEDFESQIDPVEEDEIMSSILNRIGQQMTNWANYLELEHCGAPYRLDLKKLTVIVDRPERPIPMERMGSGENWLGCHLIAHLALHKHFIEKQRPVPRFLILDQPSQVYFPSRDMYLALENITVEETLSSNADIVAVERMFSLLHEFCEEFFPEFQIIVLEHANLSNEKFQEALVEEPWTDGRALISENLVVG; this is encoded by the coding sequence ATGCAGATAAGATCGATTATTCTTTATAATTCATTGGGTGAAAAAAGAATCCTAAACTTTGAAATAGGCAAAGTAAATATAATTACTGGGAAATCAAGAACCGGTAAATCAGCTATTATTGATATTGTAGACTATTGCCTTGGGAGATCTACTTTTCTAATTCCAGAGGGAATTATACGAGATACAGTATCTTGGTATGCAGTTCTTCTACAGTTCCCTCGTAGTCAGCTATTTATCGCTAAACCCAGTCCTCCAGGGTATAATACAACACAAAGTCAAGCCTATTATGAAATTAGTGAAGCAATTGAAATCCCTGAAGTAGCTGATTTAGAGCCTAATACTAATGACGAAACTCTTAAAGGCTTTCTTTCAGATCTAATTGGAATTTCTGCGAATCAAAACACTCCAGATCCAGGACAGTCTAGAGATGCTCTAAGAGTGGACATTAGACACTCAACTTTTTATCTTTTTCAGGATCAAAACCAGATAGCTAATAGACGGCTTTTATTTCACAGGCAACAAGAACAGTTTATTCCACAAGCTATTAAGGATTCTCTACCGTATTTCTTGGGAATCACCCAGGAAAATCAACTTATCTTAGAGCAAGAGTTACGAGTTGCCCGTCGAGAGCTTAGAATTGCACAGCGCAGATTAGAAGAGGCTTTGTCTATTGCCAACGAACAAACTGATGTTGGCCGAAGACTTTTAGTAGAGGCTCAACAAATTGGTTTAATCTCAGTAGAGGCTGAAACTGAAAACACTGAGCAAATTCTCTTATTACTAAGACAGTCTCTTGACTGGGAACCTACTAATTTGCCTGCGATAGTCGATGATCGTTTTCCAGGCCTCCAACTGGAAAGGGATGGGTTATATACAAATTTAAAGCGGAAGCAAGAGAAAATTGATGCCGCAGAATCTTTTGTAAAAGAGGCAGAGGGTTATTCAAATGAAGCCAACCAACAGCTAATAAGATTGGAATCAATCAATTTATTTAGACATGATAATAATGGTACTAATCGTCTTTGCCCCTTATGCAACTCAGAACTCTCACAGCCTGTAACTTCTGCATTAGAAATACAAAATTCATTAGAGGATTTAAGAAATAGTGTTCATATAGTAGAAGGAAAACAGCCTAAATTGAGAGAGTATATACAACAGCTTAAGGAAGAACGACTAGAAATTCGTCAACAGATAGGTGAAGTCGAGATTGCTATACAAGCAATTTTAGAAGAAGAAGAAGCAACTCAAAGAATGCGTGACTTAAATGTTCGAATTGCTCGTGTTTTAGGTCGCATAAGTCTCTATCTGGAATCTGTTAGCTTTGCTGACGAGACTTCAGAGTTGCGCACAAATGTTGATATAGCTCGCAGAAGGGTTGAAGATTTTGAGTCGCAGATCGATCCTGTTGAAGAAGATGAAATCATGTCATCGATCTTAAATAGAATTGGCCAGCAAATGACTAACTGGGCCAACTATTTAGAACTTGAACACTGTGGGGCACCTTATCGTCTTGACTTAAAGAAATTAACTGTGATTGTAGATAGACCAGAAAGACCAATACCAATGGAGCGTATGGGTAGCGGTGAGAATTGGCTGGGATGTCATCTGATCGCCCACTTAGCTTTACACAAGCATTTTATAGAGAAACAAAGACCAGTTCCTCGTTTTTTGATACTTGATCAACCATCGCAAGTCTATTTCCCTTCGAGAGATATGTATTTAGCCTTGGAGAATATTACGGTTGAAGAAACCTTGAGTTCTAATGCTGATATTGTTGCTGTTGAAAGGATGTTTAGCCTTTTGCATGAATTCTGCGAGGAGTTTTTTCCTGAATTTCAAATTATTGTTCTTGAACATGCAAACCTGAGCAATGAGAAGTTTCAGGAGGCGCTTGTTGAAGAGCCATGGACAGATGGCAGAGCACTAATATCTGAAAATTTGGTAGTCGGTTAG